TGGGTGGAATATCGCCTCAATCCGAATTACGGCCATGTCCCCTCCCCGCGGGAACGGACGCTTCTCTCCCTGTTCCGCAACGCCTTCGTGGTCGCGCTGGGCGTCCTCATCGTCATGCTGGTGCTGTCCGAGTTTGGCGTAAATATCGGCCCACTGCTTGCCGGCGCCGGCGTCGTCGGCCTGGCGGTCGGCTTCGGCGCGCAAAAGCTCGTACAGGACATCATCACTGGCGCCTTCATACAGTTCGAGAACGCGATGAATGAAGGCGATGTGGTAACCGCAGGCGGGGTTACCGGTACCGTCGAGCGACTGACAATCCGTTCCGTGTCGTTGCGTACTATCGACGGCGCCTATCATCTCATCCCGTTCTCTTCCGTCGACGCCGTGACGAACTTCATGAAGAACTTCAGCTATCACGTCGCGTCGATCGGCGTGGACTACGGAGCGAGCATTCCCGAGGTGAAGCAGGCGATGCACGAGGCCTTCGACAAACTGAAGGAGGCCGGGTTCGCGGGCGACATCATCGGCGACCTCGAGATGCATGGCGTGACCGAATTCGCGGACTCCGCCATTCTGGTTCGGGCCCGCATCAAGACCAAACCCGGAAAGCATTTTGCCCTGGGTCGCGCCTATAACGAGATCATCAAGGAGGTCTTCGAGCAGCGCGGCATCGAGATACCTTTCCCTCATGTGACGTTCTACATGGGCGGCGAAGACAAGGCGGGCAAGTCACCGCCGCCGCGCATCAAGCGGCCCGGGCCAAAGCCGACGACGGAAAGGCCCAAGCGCAGCGCGGCGACAAACGCTGCATTGGCCGAGTCGCCCAAACGCGGGCGCAAGACCAAGGTCACCCAGGACGGTCCGTCCGATGAAGGGCACGATGCGCCCGACCAGACCGAGATTTCCTAGGCGATCCTGGCCCGAAAGGTTGAGATTTCCCCAGCAACCCGGAAGCGGGCCACTCGCCAACTAACCGCCCCTTCGGCGTGATCGAGCGCTTTTCATACCGCTCTTGCTCGCAGCTTGTACGTATAGCGTATGTACGCTATGTTACCCATGAGGGAGACATCATGTCCAAGCCAGCCAGCGACAGAACCGAACGCTTCAATATCCGCATACGGCCCGCGCAGAAGGCTATGATCGCCCGCGCGGCGGCGCTGTCGCACAAGGACATGACCGACTTCATCCTCGACAAGGTGCTTCCTGAGGCGGAAGCCGTCATCAAGGCGATCGAAAAGACCGAAGTCTCGGAGCGCGACTTCAAACGCATCCTCGAACTGCTCGAGCATCCACCGAAGCCAAATGCGAAATTGCGGGCCGCCATTGCAGCTCTTCCCGATACGATATGACACTGCCGCGATGGCGCGAGGAGCCGATCTCGAAATCGCATGATCGCGCGTCCTTCGATTGCGGCGACGAACAGATGAACGATTTTCTGCGGCGCTTCGCCAGGCAGAGCCATGAACAGAATGCCTCGAAGACATTTTGCGCCGTCGACAACGCGAACCCGGACCGCGTTCTTGGCTTCTATACGATCGCACCCTCCGCCGTTGCTCATGAGCAAGTGCCTGCGGCCCTGACGAAAGGGCTGGCCCGACATGAAGTATCCGGATTCAAGCTTGCCCGCCTGGCGACCGATCTCTCGGTGGCCGGGCAAGGGCTTGGCGGTCAGCTTCTCGCTGCGGCGGCCTTGCGCTGCCTGCGTGTCGCCGGCGAAGGTGGAGGTCTCCTGTTCATCATCGATGCCAAGAGCGAGCGCGCCGCGAACTGGTACCGTGGATATGGTGCCGAGCCGCTGTCGGGAAAACCGCTGACTCTCGTGATGCCGCTGGCGACGTTCGCTGCCGATCTCAGGGCTAAAGACCTGTTATAATCCGCGTCACGCCCAGCGTTCGTGATCGGCGAGCACCTCGTCGATTACCCGGCGCTGCCTTTCGGCCTCGGCTTGGTTGGCGTCGTGTCCGGCAGCGGTGATCAGGGCCTTCCACAACGTCCAACCTCGGCCGCGCGCCCATGTCGCCCGATCGACGGCGATGCGGGTGCGGAAGGCCTCCCGGCTTTCACCCTCGAAGAACGTCCAGGCGATGGCCAGGTCACAAGACGGGTCGCCGACGCCGGATGTACCGAAGTCGATGACGGCGCTCAGGCGGCCGTCTTCGACCAAGAGATTGCCCGAGGCGACGTCGCCGTGGAACCAGACGGGCGAACCGTGCCAGGTGGCGGCAAGGGCGGCTTCCCAGACGGTGGTGGCGACCTGGGTATCGATCTCGCCTTCGAGCGCGGCGATGGCCTGCCTCGTCTCCCCGTCATAGACCGTCAGCGGTCCGCCGCGATAAAAATTGTGCCGGCCCGGCGCCGGGCCGCCCGCCGGATCGATCCGTTTCAGGGCGACGAGGAAATCGGCGAGCGTCACCGCGAACGCGCGAAGATCGCCGATGCGCGCGGTCCTTGCCGTCTCGCCCTCGATCCAGCGATAGACGGACCAGTGCCAGGGATAGCCCGCCGCCGGCTCGCCCATGGCCAGCGGCGCGGGGATCGGCAGCGGCAGATGCGGCGCGAGCCTTGGCAGCCAGCTATGCTCCTTCTCGACCTGCAGCGAATAGGGAGCCGCGCTTGGCAGCCTGACCGTCATCTCGTCGCCGAGATGGAAGGTGCGGTTGTCCCAGCCGTCGAAGGCGACGGGCCTCACGGGCAGATGGCGCCATTCAGGAAACTGCGTCCCGACCAGGCGGCGCACGAGATCGGTGTCGATATCTAAATTAGGGTTGTGCATGCCGTTGCCCCAGATCGACGGACGGCATTCCTAGCCGACATGCATGTTTGTGCTATGCATGTCGTTGTCCCAAAACCGCTTGGCACTTTTGGGCGACATGCATCAATGGGGAAACTCCAGCCCCATCTCGCGATATCGCTCTGGGTCGTCGCCCCAGTTCTCGCGCACCTTCACGAACAGGAAGAGGTGCACCTTCTGCTCGAGGATCTCGGCGATCTCGGCGCGCGCGGCCTGGCCGATGGCGCGGATCGTCTCGCCCTTGTGGCCGAGCACGATCTTCTTCTGGCTGTCGCGCTCGACATAGATGACCTGCTCGATGCGCACCGAGCCGTCCTTCTTCTCTTCCCATTTCTCGGTCTCGATATGCGAGGAATAGGGAAGTTCCTGATGCAGCCTCAGATAGAGTTTTTCGCGGGTGATCTCGGCCGCTAGCTGGCGCATCGGAAGGTCGGAGATCTGGTCCTCCGGATAATACCAAGGCCCGGCAGGCAGCGTCTCGGCGAGATAGTCGAGCAGATCCTTGCAGCCGGAGCCGGTAAGCGCCGAGACCATGAAGGTGCGCTTGAACGGCACTCGTTCGTTCGCTGCCGCGGCGAGGGCCAGAAGCGTCTCCGGCTTGACCCGGTCGACCTTGTTGAGGACAAGCAGCATCGGCTGCTGGACGTGCTTCAGCCGGTCAAGGATGGCGTCGGCATCGCCCTTGATGCCGCGCTCGGCGTCGACGAGGAGCACCACGACATCGGCATCCTTGGCGCCGCCCCAGGCGGTCGTCACCATGGCGGTGTCCAGCCGGCGCTTAGGCTTGAAGATGCCGGGCGTGTCGACGAAGACGATCTGCGCGTTGTCATGCGTGGCGATGCCGCGCACGATCGCGCGCGTGGTCTGCACCTTGTGGGTGACGATCGAAACCTTGGCGCCGACCAGTTGATTGACCAGCGTCGACTTGCCGGCATTGGGCGCGCCGATCAGCGCGACGAAGCCGGAGCGGGTAGCAGCGACCTCAGGGCTCTCGACTTCCGTCATGCCGCGCTCCATACGCCTTCGCGCAGCAGCAGCACCGCCGCAGCGGCCTGTTCGGCCTCGCGCTTGGAGCGGCCGCTGCCGATCGCCGGAGCAAAGGAGCCGACCTTGACGCTGACGGTGAACAACGGATCGTGGTCGGGGCCCTCGCGACTGTCCACCCGGTATGCCGGGACGGCGCCGGACGCCGCCTGGTGCGCCCATTCCTGCAATTCGGTCTTGGCGTCGCGGCGGGCGGCACCTGTCGCCTGCGAGCGCGGCTGCCAGTAGCGGTGGATGAAGGCGCGCGCCGCCTCCATCCCGCCGTCGAGATAGAGCACGGCAATCAGCGACTCCAGCGCATCGGCGCGCAGGTTGGTTCGCTTGCGGCCTTCGAGGTTGCGCACGTCGGAGCCGGCGCGGATCAGCTCCGGCAGGCCGATCTCCTCGGCGATCTCGGAGAGCGCCTCGGCGTTGACCAGCGCGTTGAGGCGCAGCGACAGCTCGCCCTCGGCGGCCTCGGGAAAGGCCGCCAGCAGCATGTCGGCCACGACGAGGCCGAGAACGCGGTCGCCCAGGAATTCAAAGCGCTCGTAGTCGACGCCGGCATGGGTCGAGCGGGCGCTGGCATGGGTCAGCGCGCGCTGCAGGCGCTGGCGGTCGGCGAAGGCGTGGCCGGTGCGCTCGAAAAGCGCTTCGGCGAGGGCATCGGTGGTCAAACGCTTGGTGGCCGCCATGACCTTAGTGGACGAGATGGAACAGGCGTCCGGCGCGCATCAGCGACGGCCACTTCCAGATTTCCAACGGGCTTGCGCCATCGGCGATCGAGAAGAAGATGACGTTGGCGCGGCCGACAAGATTCTCGGCCGGCACGAAGCCGACGGTAAAGCGACTATCGGAGGAATTGTCGCGGTTGTCGCCCATCATGAAATAGTGACCCGGCGGCACGTCGAACTCGCGCGTGTTGTCGCCGATCGAATTGGGCGTCAGGTCGAGCGTGTCATAGGTGACGCCATTGGGCAGCGTCTCGCGATAGACGTCGACGGGACGGTCGACCTCGGTGATGTCGGGATTGTCGATCTGGCCGACCTTTTCACGCGGCACGGCGGTGCCGTTGATGAAGAGCTGGCCGTCCTTGACCTGGATCTTGTCGCCAGGCAGGCCAACGACGCGCTTGATGTAGTCGACGGACGGATCCGGCGGGAACTTGAACACCACCACGTCGCCGCGCTTGGGCTCGGAGCCCCAGATACGGCCGGAGAACAGGTTCGGGCCGAAAGGCAGCGAATAGCGCGAATAGCCATAGGCCCATTTGGTGACGAAGAGATAGTCGCCTTCGAGCAGCGTCGGCCGCATCGAACCGGACGGGATGGAGAAGGGCTGGAACAGCAGCGTGCGGATCACGAGCGCGAGCAGCAGAGCCTGGATGATGACGGAAAAGGTTTCACCAAGCCCGCCGGATTTCTTCTGCGATTTTTCAGCCACGCTCATGTCGTCCTCGATTGTGCGTTGGTTGGTATAGAGTCTCGGCGGGCGCTGGGCAACGTCATGCCGCCCGTGGTCAGATGGAATCAATGTGGCGCTTGTTCGACGGGCAC
The window above is part of the Mesorhizobium sp. WSM4904 genome. Proteins encoded here:
- a CDS encoding DUF1778 domain-containing protein yields the protein MSKPASDRTERFNIRIRPAQKAMIARAAALSHKDMTDFILDKVLPEAEAVIKAIEKTEVSERDFKRILELLEHPPKPNAKLRAAIAALPDTI
- a CDS encoding GNAT family N-acetyltransferase, which translates into the protein MTLPRWREEPISKSHDRASFDCGDEQMNDFLRRFARQSHEQNASKTFCAVDNANPDRVLGFYTIAPSAVAHEQVPAALTKGLARHEVSGFKLARLATDLSVAGQGLGGQLLAAAALRCLRVAGEGGGLLFIIDAKSERAANWYRGYGAEPLSGKPLTLVMPLATFAADLRAKDLL
- a CDS encoding aminoglycoside phosphotransferase family protein → MHNPNLDIDTDLVRRLVGTQFPEWRHLPVRPVAFDGWDNRTFHLGDEMTVRLPSAAPYSLQVEKEHSWLPRLAPHLPLPIPAPLAMGEPAAGYPWHWSVYRWIEGETARTARIGDLRAFAVTLADFLVALKRIDPAGGPAPGRHNFYRGGPLTVYDGETRQAIAALEGEIDTQVATTVWEAALAATWHGSPVWFHGDVASGNLLVEDGRLSAVIDFGTSGVGDPSCDLAIAWTFFEGESREAFRTRIAVDRATWARGRGWTLWKALITAAGHDANQAEAERQRRVIDEVLADHERWA
- the era gene encoding GTPase Era — its product is MERGMTEVESPEVAATRSGFVALIGAPNAGKSTLVNQLVGAKVSIVTHKVQTTRAIVRGIATHDNAQIVFVDTPGIFKPKRRLDTAMVTTAWGGAKDADVVVLLVDAERGIKGDADAILDRLKHVQQPMLLVLNKVDRVKPETLLALAAAANERVPFKRTFMVSALTGSGCKDLLDYLAETLPAGPWYYPEDQISDLPMRQLAAEITREKLYLRLHQELPYSSHIETEKWEEKKDGSVRIEQVIYVERDSQKKIVLGHKGETIRAIGQAARAEIAEILEQKVHLFLFVKVRENWGDDPERYREMGLEFPH
- the rnc gene encoding ribonuclease III, yielding MAATKRLTTDALAEALFERTGHAFADRQRLQRALTHASARSTHAGVDYERFEFLGDRVLGLVVADMLLAAFPEAAEGELSLRLNALVNAEALSEIAEEIGLPELIRAGSDVRNLEGRKRTNLRADALESLIAVLYLDGGMEAARAFIHRYWQPRSQATGAARRDAKTELQEWAHQAASGAVPAYRVDSREGPDHDPLFTVSVKVGSFAPAIGSGRSKREAEQAAAAVLLLREGVWSAA
- the lepB gene encoding signal peptidase I, yielding MSVAEKSQKKSGGLGETFSVIIQALLLALVIRTLLFQPFSIPSGSMRPTLLEGDYLFVTKWAYGYSRYSLPFGPNLFSGRIWGSEPKRGDVVVFKFPPDPSVDYIKRVVGLPGDKIQVKDGQLFINGTAVPREKVGQIDNPDITEVDRPVDVYRETLPNGVTYDTLDLTPNSIGDNTREFDVPPGHYFMMGDNRDNSSDSRFTVGFVPAENLVGRANVIFFSIADGASPLEIWKWPSLMRAGRLFHLVH